The Oxyura jamaicensis isolate SHBP4307 breed ruddy duck chromosome 3, BPBGC_Ojam_1.0, whole genome shotgun sequence genome segment GTCCTGTCTCCTAAAACAGATTCCTAAAATGAGTGCTGAGATCAAACTCTTCCAGCTCAGCACATTGGGTATCGCTAGGCACAGAGATTGTTCTTTAGTACAGTGCCGCTTTTCTGTCCCTTCCTTTGACCTGTTCCCCATAGGCTGTCTTTGCATAAGTTACTCACTGCAAGGTAATTGTCTGGGAGGAAGACTTCCTGCAACCACAAAAGGCTCACCTTGTACTCGATGTTCCCATCTTCTGCCTGGTCAGagaataagtttaaaaaaaaaaaaaaaaaggttagatgctgtgccagcagggacTTCTATGGGCATCAGCTGCACAGATACTCTGCAGCTCGTGTTGACAGTTTCAGAGAGGGAAAACTGCAGGAACATACTGTGTTCACACAGTCCATTCTGCCATTCACTCCTATACTAAACTGGAACTTGCTTTaggtttgtttctgttgttcgCATCACACATGATGCAAACCAGGGGATAAAACTAGGGAGTGACACAGGCCATAATAGAGCTTTggggggatttatttatttttttagtgccAGCAAAGGATAGGGACAGTCCCAGAGAGTTccagtttcagaaaatgtacAGGCCAGCGTATGATCAAAAGTGTTCCCCCTGCCCCATTCACATCCCACACTGCCAGACACACCATCCCACTCCCACCTCGTCCAGCACCctctcttcactttttttgttcTGACTGGGAACAAAAGTCGCTGTCTCCTCTCCCACACACTGATACCCTCTCCCtccttcaattatttttccactgactCCTTCCCATATCCTTGCACATCTACCCTGTGAGAGAGAAGGACTACAGTCATAAGGGTGCTGACTCCTCTGCAACACAGCAAAGCGGTCCCTGGCCTGGCACTTCTGGAGAACCAGGCGTGATCAGGACTGTGCACAACGTGCTCAGAAAATTTTTCCCAGGAAGGGCTGAAGCCAGCCAGATGAGGCTGTCAGAGCCTAAAAGAGAAAAGCCCGTGGACTCATTGAGCCCACTCCAACCGCAGCAGGCACCAACTCCCACAGAGAACACGTAGCCAAAACTGAAGTAACTTTTGTACTCATTTGGTCTAAGCACCACCGAGCCTACCAGCAGCCAAGTACCCTGTCAGACTCAGCTGAGCTACCAATGCTAAGcacttccttttcctctggacACCAATTTGCGCGTCAAGAGAGGCAGcagccctctccctgccttctAGCCGAGCTTCTAACCACAGCGGAGCTTCTGGTGGCAAAAGGCCAGCGGAGGGAAGCTCTGAACTGCTCTCGGGCAGCGGAGCTGTGCAGCGAGGAAAGGGTGTATGTGGGAGGTCTTCCTCTCTTACCATCCGCCAGCTTTCCAGCTGTCAGAAAAACACCACGTCCCCTAAATAAAGGGGGGGGGTTTCTTTCAAGGCAGCCTGAGAGGAGACAAGCACCACACCTGCACTCGCTGGGCCACGCACGGCCCAGGGTGGCCGAGAAGAGGAAGCCGTGCTGACACCGCAGGGGGCTGCCCAGCCTCTGGCTGACGGAAGGAGCACCGAACCGCAGCTGCAGGGGACGAGCCTGCCCACGGAGAGGATCTCACCAGAGCTCTGCGTTCCCTGCCTTGTGGAggggctgctccttcccagcgCAGACTCAATATTTTAGGTGTATTTCACTGAGAGCTCGCCGAGCGGGGCCGAGCACCCATCCTGGGACGACGTAGCGccctcctcagcctcctgaGCGCCGTGCCAGCTGCCTGAAGGAGCCAACACACCCACTTACTACCGATGGCCGTTTTCCAAGTGCCGTGGACAGGGACACTGCCTGGCAGCCTGTCAGCACCCCCGCGCAGGAAAACACTTGCCAAATTCCCTGCAAAGGGCATCACCAAAACCCGCCGAGCGCTTTCTGCGAGCAAAAACCTCACGCCCACCAGCTCCGGGGGAAAGCTGCGGGCTGAGCAGGGCTTCGTTTCCCATCCCCGGGCGCTGAGAAGCCGCCGGTGGGCACAGCACGGGGGCACCGGGCGGGCAGGGCGGGCAGTGCCCCGCCGTGCCCCGTCCCCACCCCGTGCCCCGTCCCCCGGGGGACCCCCGCCTCGTCCCCGCCAGGCCCCGGGGCGGCGGTGCGCTCACCTCGGGCGGCAGGTACGGCGGGTTGTTGGCCTTCCCCCCCCGGCTCCGCCCGCTCTTCTTCTTCGCCTtcgagccgccgccgccgccgccgctccccccgcagccgccgccggtgccggtgccgggaGCGGCCCCCCCGCGCCCTCGCAGCGCGGCGCCCGCCGGGCGGCAGCAGCCGCCGAACAGCTCCGACACCCGCGAGTCCATGGCGGCCCCGGGCTCCCCGCCcgggctccccgccgccccggtgcccccctccctccttccttccctccccgcccGCTGCGCGGCGTCACGGGAAAGCGAGTCCGTGCCGCCGCCCGCCTACAGCTCCCGGCAcgccccgcgccgcgccccGCTGGTTGCTCTATGGGTTCCCCCGCGCGGGGGCGGATGGGAGTTGGAGTCCCGCGCAGGCAGCGCCGCCTGGAGGGCGAGGGACGGGGCGCTGCCGTTTCTCCGCCCTGCTCGGGGGGGGGCTCCGCGGACCGCGGCCTCTCCGTGCCTCCCGGGGGCATCCTCGGAGGTACGGGGGGTTGGCAGCTCGCCGGCAGGGCCCGGAGTGCCTTCCGCTCGGTGCCGGCAGGCTTGGTCACCGGCTGTTGCTGCCGTCAGGGGCGGGGAAGCAGAGTGTTTGTGAAGGTGTTTGGTATCAGGAACGCATCACAGCTGCGCAGAAACAGCAGCGACCAGAGCTACTCAGAGAGATACCGTGACCTCCTGCCAAAGGGGCATACAGCGAAACCAGCGGGCTCGGGACGAGAACCTGCCGTGCCCACCGCTCGTCTCCGGCGTCACTGCCGCCAGCAGCAAGCCTCGATGCCGGCCCCGCATCCCCTGGGGCCGGCGGTGCGGGCTCAGCGCTGGTGAACTCGTACTTCGGGATCGCTCGTCCCACCGCCCGCCCTCCGCCGTGTTTCGGAGGCTGCGCCCAATGGGGCCGCGGCCACGTTGTTTCCAAACACGGGGCCGCTCCTCCTGCCGCCGcggggccccgctccccgcctcGGCCGCGGTGAGGCGCTGCCACAGCCGCCGGTGAACCCGCTCCTCAGGGAGCCTGCCAGCGGGGAGGGCTCCGtgccggcggcgggggcagcTCGCCGGGCAGGGACAGCCGCAGCTCTGTGACAGCCCCGGGAGATGAAGGGAGAAAACCCCGCTGGCTGCGGGAGGGCTCCCGCTGCACCGCTTGGGCGGCCCTAAGCGGGGACAACCCGTGCTTAGGAAGCATCAGGGCCGATACATCCAGCACTACGCCGCCTCAGCGCAGCGGGCGGCGAGAAAACGGTGCCACCGGGCAGCCCCCGGACAACCCCCCGGCTCCCTTCCCGTCCCGGAAGGCGAGGGGCCGGGCTCGGCGCCGCTCCCATGGTGCCCCGCGGCGGCGGCCATTCAAACCCGGGCCGGGAGCCACCGGCGCCTACAAAATGGCGGCGCCGGGGGGAGCGGAGCAgcccggcgcggcggcggcaccCGCGTCCCCGCTCCTCCCCGCCGAGCCGCCGGCCGCCACGGAGCGCGGCAGGGGGCCCCACCGCAGCGGGCCGGCGGCGGTGGTCAGCCCCTCGGTGTCCGTGGTGTTCCCGGGCGCCGTGAGCCGGGAGAGCTGCTGCCGCTTCGCCTGCGAGCTGCTGAAGCACGTCCTGTACCAGCGGCACCAGCTGCCGCTGCCCTACGAGCAGCTCGCCTTCTTCTGCCGGCGGCCGCCGCAGGTGGGacgggggcggccggggctgtGGTGGCGTGGGGGTGGCTGCGTCCGAGGGTCTGTGCCTGAGGGGCTCCCGGCTGAATAGCTCAGccactggtttgtttttttttttttcctgaaaaactcCACCATTATTATGGGAAACAGCTAGCAGGTCTCAACAAGCTGTTATTTATCCCATTTTGCTCCTTTTTAAACTCAAAGCCTGTTACTGTTTGCTTCTtgcacaaacaaaactttttaaaagtggcTTCAGGGTGGTAGTTGGTCTTTGAAAGATGGGTTTTCTCACCCTTGTGGGGATTCACTGGTAGCTTGATGCAGACTCAAAGTGAGCAGCAGTAGTGTGGCATCTTCTGTTATTCCTGGACCTCATGATCTCATGAGAGTACCTTATTACCCCATAAAAGTAACATAAAACCCTATAAATCTTCCTCAAGTTTCAGGGAGAGCACATGCCACGCTTTCTGAGGAGTGTGTTGGGGCCCTctacattttttcatatatgtaCTAATCCGATTTTTGTTTCGGTTTCCAGGTTGGGGATGTGATTAAAAAGCCACCCTCCATGGAGCTGGCAAGCAAGAAATGCCAGCAGGTGCTGATGGATCTGGAAGGAATGCTCCAGCACTTGGAAGTAATGTTTAGTTTGACTCTGGTTCCCCGCGTTCTTTTTCTACTCGGAGGCAGTGCCGTGAGTCCCAAGGAGCTTTATGAGCTCAACTTGGAGGGGGTCTGTGTGGGCAGCGCTGAGAAGAGCCTGAAGACCACATCCTGCGTGCGTAAGCTTTTTCACTCGCTCTTCATAGCAGATGTCTTCAGTGAACTTAAGGCTCTGCCTGTCATGGGCACTACTGTTATGCTCCAAGGACACCGCGATTGTGGTGTTGAATGGTTCCGGCCCAAGCTCAACTATAAAGTACCAACCCGAGGGAGGAAACTAACTGTTAATTTGTCCTGCGATGGAGACATCAGTATAAGTGCCTCAGCTCCTTCAAGTACGACTTCTGCTTGGGAGGACTACGTATGGTTTCAAGCACCAGTGACGCTCAAGGGCTTTCATGAATGACCTCTGCTCTGGAGGATTTTAATGGAGTATTGAATAACCTTTGGTGCTGCTTTATGTGGTAATTTTATCAATTCTAATAGCACATTCTTGTCTATCTGGATCTCTTCTACAGGGTACCTACTGCCTTCCTGTAGCTGGACTGCGTTCTATGTTCATCTCCTGAATTGTCTTTGGAAGCAAATACCCTTTAAGGCACAGTTGCATACAGATACCATGACTCATTAGGGACCTGACCTGAGGCACAGGAAATGAATTAGTGTCTTGGGAATAAAACTTCTTAGCCACCTACTTGCTGAACTGACAAATACTGGATacagttttctctctcctgagTTTTACTGCAGCCGTTTGTCTGGTAATAATTACTTTGTTAGCTGATTATTTGGGATTCTAGATAATGTATGTGATTATTAATATAGTTGGCCTTTACCATGAAGGCCGTAACTATTTTTATCTACCCCACTGCTGTGAAAGGAGACATTTTCCTGCAGTCTGATCAGGCTCGAATACTTGCCTATCTATTTCACAAAATCAGACTTCCCCATGACTCGGTTCCAATTTATAACAATCTAAGGAGTGGCACTTCTCAGCAGTTGGGAGACTTCATACCTAGCACAGTGCCTTTTACAGGCAATGAAAAGAGGTTAAGCAGTTCTATGGAGGCAGGGGAACgcattttcctcctgttttctaCTAACCTTTAGTCCATCAGACCTGACAATCAGTTTCTTATACAATTAAGATCAGGAGTAAGCAATTTCTTCTCTAGCCTTCTTCAGAGAAAGTTAGGACTCCTGCCCCCTTGTGATAGTTTATTCTcacttaacaacaaaaaaaaggcaaaattcttCTTGTTTACTTTTGcctttcagatatttcagaGCCTTAGACTCCAGAAGTTTCTGAAATGTGTGGAGGAGGCAAGGGGCATGTCATCAAGTTCAGCACTATCTTTAACTGTCACCTCCTGCGCTAAGTCAGAATGTCTTACCAGGAAGCAGAACTTGAGTCCTTTCTTCTGGACTAATGTCTAGTACAGAATGGGAcatggagggagggagagaagccTATAAAGCACAGTGTGCCAAATATCTGCTGGAGTTGTTCTGAGTCATCTGTGCATGTATTTGTAATGTAATGAGCTTAACAGCTCCATCCCATTTGAAGAAAATCTCTAGTCTATGGGCAGTGAGGATGCTTGCAGTTATCTGTTAGCAAAAGCTGCCTGATGGGGTGATAAGAGTCCTTTGAAAGGAGATCAGAGGGTGAAGTAACCTTCCATACCTGGTACCTATTTTAAGCTTGTTTGACATTTTGGCATGGAGTAAGATTGTAGGACTGGAAGGAAATTagttaaattcatatttttgagCTTGGAGAACACTAGGATACAGTCTTTGCCTTACTATCCACTGACAACTGTCATATAATGTGTAGTAACTGCTAAAGCTAGCTCCAGGGgaaaaacagctaaaataaagaaaactgccTTATGTGCAGCCACACACTTGGGAATGTAATCACAGGTCTCTCAAATGAAGTGTAAGTTGAACTATTCAGTAGGAGTGTTTGATTGCTCAGGAGATCAAAGCCTTTCCGCACTTCCACCAAAGCTACTTGTAATGCATATTTAAGAATGCTAGCACTCAAGAATTTAAAGAAGCTTTTGAAAAGATGCCTTAGTTCTGAGGAACAGGGGGCATGTTCCTTTCTGCTCTATCCCCCACATGAGTGCAATGTTACTGCATTAAACTGTTTACATATTCTGTTATACTTGAACTATGAATGCAGCAATGATATGGTGCTGGGAATAAAAGATGAGAAGATGCTTTTTTACATAGGAAGAGCTTTAGAACTTGATTAACAGGTCTAGTAGTTATAATcatcatcaaaataaaatgttggcTTCTGTATTGTGGTTACATTGAGTTTATTTAATCCCTCCAAGTAAGGCTTCTGTGAGTAAGAGAACAGCTTGCTTCTTTTCTACGTACATATCTAAACTGCAGGTTCACAGCTGCTCCACCTTTCTCACAAAGTGGACGATGTCTTGTGCCAGAAGCTTTGGTTCCTCAAAAGCAGCGAAATGGCCTCCGCGTGGCATGTAAGAGTAACTGACAATGTTCTTGAAGATCGTCTTTGCCCAGGATCGTGGTGTATGTGCTATCTCCTCAGGAAAAGCTGCGATCCCTGAGGGAACGTATACTCCAACCCTAAAAAGACATTAGttaactgcattttcaaaagagTTCTTAAGGAAAATCTTCTGACTTTCAGagtcagaaataaaaccttcttACTCTGGTAGCTGTCATGGCAAGTCAGAGAAAGTCTACCATGGCAACTCATTGTGTAGTCCATACTCTGCTGAAGAGCTTCATTTGTGTTTAAATTCTTgagtttaaaaatgttatacCCAAAGATGCATAAAATGAAGCCCACCTCACaatcttgaaaaatatttcaggtttttgAGATCACTGTATAGCTTTGTGATATGAAATATGTGAAACTGAGAAATGAGCTAACTCACGTTTACTTTAGGATGTATGGTACCAGTATAATAAATTCTTCTCTTGAGAGGGAAGATAAACTGGTTGTCAGTCTACAGAGAACGAGACCCTCTTACTTTGTTTCTAATACCAATCACTCGGAGAGGAGTTCTGCTCAGGGGTGGGTTTCCTGGTCATCCTCTCCTGTAGTCATCTGAAAGCCAGCAGCTGTTAGAAGGTGTTGGGTTTCAAGTACTGCTCTCCTGGAAGcttgttttcttagaaaaatcCCTTCCCAAACTGCTTCTCCAAGTTTCTGCTTAACCAGCTGTACTTCATGTTTTATCCACCAGTAATCCATATCCTTCCTCATTGTTTAAACTTGTTAGAAatgctcttgtttttctgtttagtttttacCAAACCAAGCCATGGATCACATGTGTTTGTCTGGTAAATCTATAGACCTGTATTTGGAAGACAAGACTGAATTACCTATTTTCTTGACCACAGGCCAGCTTGTGTAAGTTCCTAGGTTCAAAGGAAAAGTGACCTTTAACTTTcatttatcaaagaaaataagaactcGGATTGTTTTCTCATATAGGTTAAATTTGCTGTTATAAGTGATCTAAATGTTTACACAGGCAAATCTGCTTGTCTTGTCTGCAAATCTGTTTTGCACCTGCCACTTCATTACCTGGAATCCTCAGCCAAACGAGGATCCTGGGAGAGGTTCTCCTTGTAGTATCGCATTGAGGGCACAATAGACGATGTCACCCAGTAAATCATCACATTGGTCAAAAGCTCATCTAGCGAGTACTTGCtattgagagagaaagaagaagcaATTTATCTGAGAGCTGTTTCTCAATACACCATACTGGGCTTGTACCTCAAAGAACAGTTGGTTATCTGGTTCTCCACTCATTTTCAAGCAGCAAATCAATTGACATTTGTCAGTTGCTCAGAGCAAAACTGCATGGTGCTGAACCAGTAGCTCTCAGGCAGCCTACTATAAGGTTAACTACTTGTCGTGTAATCTTTTCATCCTTAAAATTCACCCAGTCTTTTACCTATATCCTCATTAGCTATCATCACACTTCCTTTTAATGAATTATCTCATCAAAGAGCATTGGTTTCCTTACCTTTCCAAGCCTCCATCACCTTTATGCAGAAATGATTTATCTGTCCAGGTAGAGAATTTCTCCAAAATATATGCAGCAAGCCCCACCGGGGAGTCATTCAGTCCACAACCTAATGCAGGAGAACAGCAGAGCTTTCACATTTGCATGGCACTGTAATACTTCAACTGAAGTTAAAATGGACTTCCATGAGTTCTTCAGAGTTTTCCATGAGAATTCAGTAGAGAGTTTGTATTTAACTAGCCCTGGTAGTACTTTTTTCTCAATGAATTTACCCCTAAGGAGTTCCAGCTGTATGTGACAACACTTAACACAGGTGGCTCCTATGCAAGAGAAGCAAGCAGCTAAACCAGAGCTGTCATCTTCCTGTTGACACATGGCAGGAGCACACTGGGATGTAAAGGGATTATGCTCTACaaagaacttttaaataaactacTTGGGaatgctgtgctgctttggATGGCTAATCAGGACACTGAGCACAGTTCATCACcttttatgtaatttaaaagtGGAGTGCTCTGTATCCACTACCTGttcctgcccctggggagcacTAACAAATGTTATAAATGTAGCACGAACGTAGCTTATTATCTCCATGCTTTACTGGTAAGACAAGGATGATATTTAATCATTAGTGATATGGGCTTGCCTTCAGAAAATTCCTTAACAGTACTCTAGGCTGTAATTTTAGAGTATACTAAGCATCGGGTACTTCCAGGTCTATTTTAGCGTGACTTCAGCACTGAATGACTTTTTAGAAGATGATGCACACCATGGTCTCAGTTTAATAGTGGGCCTAGTTAAGGAAATTTGTACATTGGCACAACAATTTCCTGCATGTCACGCCTAGAGTAATGTGCTACAGATGGAAATCGTATAAACGCTTTGGCCAGCAACAGTACGGCAGGCTTAAATGTGTCATCCGGAATATGACCCATCTGCAGATGagtgttttctgtgctgaaagctGCGTCTGAGCCACTGTATTGGGTGCCCGTGGACTAGACACTCACAGTAGACGCTGCAAACAAGTGTTTGTTACTCAACCTGTACCGTATTCAACACAACTGGTGCTGTGTGAAAATACCGTgactttgctttaaaattgcCTGATGAGAACTAAACTCGTAACATAGCTATTTCTTAAAACTGAatagggaatatatatatattttttcaaattaattttctacatTTCGCAATTATAGCGTGCTAAGAAgttcctgctgttttttcttccatgttacAGAGTTCTATAATGTGTACAGTCTTTTTATGTAAGCTGCTTGACCATGTCAattttccttcccccctcccccccccttttttttgtattctaaGGCATGCTTATGAAACAGTGTCAACAGGAATGCAATGGATTCTGAATATCATGGATTTGGTATTTTGTCttggtctgttttttgttgttttattttatttgacagCCTGTAAAATGCTCTTGAACTTTGGCTGAGCTGGCTGACATCTGAAAGAACTATCCCTGACTCATGGATTTTCTTAGATGGCAGCAGCCAAAGAAGAGCCCATTGTGATTTTCTTCCCCTAATTGCTTTGCACTTTGGTGACATCAAATTTTATTGGTCAATTTAATCAACTAGTCAATTAAATGTTTTCGCAACTCTCTGCGGTTATCTTTAAATTAAGCTAAGCCCTGGATGGCAGTCAATTTTTCACTTAACAATTAACTTTTCTCTGTAGAGAAATTAGGATCATGCTTAGTTGTACAGGTGCCAGCACAGATTTTTGTGATACTCTCCCCACCCCTGGACCTTGCGTACTTATTCCTGTGCTCGGATTCTCATGTT includes the following:
- the MAD2L1BP gene encoding MAD2L1-binding protein, translated to MAAPGGAEQPGAAAAPASPLLPAEPPAATERGRGPHRSGPAAVVSPSVSVVFPGAVSRESCCRFACELLKHVLYQRHQLPLPYEQLAFFCRRPPQVGDVIKKPPSMELASKKCQQVLMDLEGMLQHLEVMFSLTLVPRVLFLLGGSAVSPKELYELNLEGVCVGSAEKSLKTTSCVRKLFHSLFIADVFSELKALPVMGTTVMLQGHRDCGVEWFRPKLNYKVPTRGRKLTVNLSCDGDISISASAPSSTTSAWEDYVWFQAPVTLKGFHE